CGCGTAGCAGCCCGTCGAGCGCCGCCATGGTGGCCTCCACCGCGTCGGCCACGTGGAGGTAGCTCTTCCTCTGGCTCCCGTCGCCCAGTATCTCGAGCCTCTGGGGGCTCTCCCTGAGCTTCACTATGAAGTCGTGGATGACGCCGTGCCTGAGCCGGGGGCCGACTATGTTGGCGTACCGCAGCACCAGGCCCTGGAGCCCGTAGAGCCCGGCGTAGACGCCCACCATGGTCTCCGCCGCGGCCTTGGTCGCGCCGTCTGTGCCTAACCTCGGGGTTGGCAGCGTAGTGGAGCACCACGTCAACGCCCCTAAACCCGTCCAGCCAGCCTCCCGGCTCCAGCAGGTCGGCCCTCACCAGCCTGAAGCCCCTCTCCCCGAGGAGCCCCCGGATGTTCTCCACGCGGCCCGTGGAGAAGTTGTCTATGCCGACCACGCTGCAGCCCTCCCCGAGGAGCCTCTCGGCCAGATGGCTCCCCGGGAACCCTGCCACACCGGTACCAGGGCCCTCAAGACCCCGGGTCACCCTGCAGGGATGCCACGCCAAACCCGGGGGCCCGAGGGCCTTGCAGCTATACCTTGCAGCTATATATCCCGGGGGGCCGGGGGCTGCAGGAGGAGGCCGGCCCCTCATGGAGGCTGTAGCGGCTATCCTGGCTGGCGGGGAGGGCAGGAGGCTGAGACCCTACACCGACCTGATCCCCAAGCCCATGATACCGGTCGGCCCGGAGGAGAAGCCGGTCCTCGAGCACATAGTGGAGTGGATAGCCCGCCACGGGGTAAGAGACATAGTGCTCCTCGTAGGCTACAAGTGGCGCTACATCCGCAACTACTTCCGCGACGGGGCGGGCCTGGGGGCCAGGATACGCTACTCTGTCGACACCCCGGAGTACCGGGGCACGGGGGGCGCGCTCCTCCAGGCCTACCGCAGAGGCCTACTGAGAAACCCCACCCTCGTCTGGTACGGCGACATACTCGCAGCCCTAAACCCCCTAGACCTCCTAAAAACACACGAGGAGAAGAGGAGCCACGCAACCCTGGCAATCGCCACCCGCTACCAGGTGCCAGTCGGGGTAGCAGAGATGGGGGAGGACGGCAGGATAACAGGGCTGCGCGAGAAGCCAGAGCTAAGCATAAACGCCACCATAGGAATCCTGGCGGTAGACCCCAGCGTCCTAGACGAGGCCGAGCAGAAGCTGGGCAGAAACTTCGACATCATGGCGGGCCTGATCCCCTACATGATAGAGAGGGGCTACAGGGTCTACGCATACATCTACAACGGGCCGTGGATAGACGTGGGGAGCATGGAGAGGTACGCAAAGCTGGACCCGGACAGGCTAGCCGAGATACTAAACCCGGAGAACACCTAGCCGTGGAGCCCCGGCAGCCCCCGGGGAGCGGCTCTCGGAGGGATGACGGCTGTAGATGGGAGCGGCTCTATGCCTGTTCGGCGCTGACGGCTCCGGGAAGACGAGCATCGCTAGGCGTGTTGCAGCATATCTGCGCGGCCGCGGGCTGCGGGTCAGCGTCGCCTGGGTTCGCGGCTCCCATACCCTCGCCTCCCTACTCGCTAGGATGCTCTCAAGGGCCTCTGCCTTCCGGGGTGCGTGTAACCCCTACTACCGGATCTGCATCCCCCCGGCTATGAGGAGGCTATGGGTCTTCATAGAGTTTGCCTCCGTGCTTCCCGTCGTCTTGGCCAGGTTTGCCGCCCCCCGCCTCCTCGGGCGTGTGGTTGTTGCCGAGCGCTGCCCCCTAGACTTCCTGGTCTGGCTTGTGGTCACTCTGAGGGATACCAGTGTCGTGGGCAGCTTCTATGGGAGGTCCACTATATCCCTCTCGAGGCTCCTCTGTAGCCGCATCCTCTATGTACGTGCCGGCGTGGAGGCACTGCTCTCCAGGAGGAGGGGCTCCGGAGAGGAGCAGCTTATCCCTCTAGAGCTGCGGGTCTATGACCGCCTGGCCGAGGCGCTGGGCGCCCCCCGCATAGACACCACTGGTAGGAGTGTAGACGAGTCATTCTCTGAAGCGCTGGAGGTGCTCGGCCTTAGCGGTGAACAGTGAAGCCTTTAGACTCGTCTACGAGGCCGTCGTCCACGGCAGGGCTGTAGAGCCTGGGGAGCTTCTAGAAGAGTGCATCGAGGCCGCCTCGAAGAACAAAGTGCTGCTAGAGTTTCTGAGGGCTGCAGGCGTGCAGGGGAGGCTGCGGGCCCTGGAGGAGGCGAGGTACAGGCTCTTCCTTGAGGCGCTGCACCTGGTCTCCAGGGCTCTTAGGGGCCTCAACTACGTGTTCTTCAAGCTGCGCAAGCCTGCGAGGTACGTGCCCTCGGATATAGACGTGCTCGTAGACCCCGGTGACGCCGCTAGAGCCCGGCGCCGCCTAGAGAGGGTAGGGTTCCGTGTCGAGGTGCTAGAGCCCTACACTATCACCATGAGGAGGGGGCGGGTGATAGTAGACCTCTACACCTACCCAACAGTGGGCGGTGTGGTCTACCTTGACGGCCCCCGCCTGCTAGAGTATAGGGAGCTGGGGGTTTTCGAGGGCCTCGAGATACCCCTACTGGAGAGGCCTCTAGAGGCCCTAGTCGCTGCAGCCCACGCGGTGTATAAGGAGAGGCTCTACACGTTAAACGACTACGTCACCCTAGCCCGCTGGGGCTCGAGGACCATGCTCCGGCTAGCCGAGGAGCTTGGATGCAGCGACGCTGTACGGGAGGCGCTCCGCATCCACAGCATGGTGTACATGGGGGGTGTTCTCCCCTACAGGATACCGCTAGCCCGCTGGCTCCTCCTGCTCCTGCGTAAAGCCTCCAGGGACGCTGCGACGCGGGCCACCCTCCCGAACATCGCCA
The sequence above is a segment of the Pyrodictium occultum genome. Coding sequences within it:
- a CDS encoding NAD-dependent epimerase/dehydratase family protein encodes the protein MTWCSTTLPTPRLGTDGATKAAAETMVGVYAGLYGLQGLVLRYANIVGPRLRHGVIHDFIVKLRESPQRLEILGDGSQRKSYLHVADAVEATMAALDGLLRGGDALRVYNVGNRGWITVEEIARIVEEEMGLAGVEHVYRPATPGGRGWPRGTWSPCS
- a CDS encoding nucleotidyltransferase family protein — its product is MNSEAFRLVYEAVVHGRAVEPGELLEECIEAASKNKVLLEFLRAAGVQGRLRALEEARYRLFLEALHLVSRALRGLNYVFFKLRKPARYVPSDIDVLVDPGDAARARRRLERVGFRVEVLEPYTITMRRGRVIVDLYTYPTVGGVVYLDGPRLLEYRELGVFEGLEIPLLERPLEALVAAAHAVYKERLYTLNDYVTLARWGSRTMLRLAEELGCSDAVREALRIHSMVYMGGVLPYRIPLARWLLLLLRKASRDAATRATLPNIARAFEDPRFGELVRSKLLRETY
- a CDS encoding nucleotidyltransferase family protein translates to MEAVAAILAGGEGRRLRPYTDLIPKPMIPVGPEEKPVLEHIVEWIARHGVRDIVLLVGYKWRYIRNYFRDGAGLGARIRYSVDTPEYRGTGGALLQAYRRGLLRNPTLVWYGDILAALNPLDLLKTHEEKRSHATLAIATRYQVPVGVAEMGEDGRITGLREKPELSINATIGILAVDPSVLDEAEQKLGRNFDIMAGLIPYMIERGYRVYAYIYNGPWIDVGSMERYAKLDPDRLAEILNPENT